Below is a window of Humulus lupulus chromosome 2, drHumLupu1.1, whole genome shotgun sequence DNA.
AAAGTGAGTGTGTGAGGTGAGGTGGTGCTGTCACCGACTGGGAGaatgaaagagaagagagaagagtgACAAATAAAGATGAGAGCATACGATAGAGAGAAAGAGGAGTCGGTGCGCTAGGAAAAATTTCTcagtttaaatttttatttaataattttaataattaataaatatataatattatatttatatgtatacacagtaaaactaaaaacaaaaatttaaattttaggaGTGTTCGGTCGGTTTTGGTTCTCTCTGTTGGTGCACCAATAATTTTCATACCAACTGAATAGTGGTGGTTTACGTTATTAGCATTTTTTTCGTTGTTCAATTTAATTGAGAAATCAAGAAAGATTGGAGTAGAGTTAtgataggggcattttagtcctaATAAAATTTGGAAGAATATTTTCCAACAATTATTAAAGTTGGCATAGTTTTTATTATGGAGTATGAAGAACATATAACCTCAAATTCCCCTTTCCCAATTGATAATCCAAGTACAAGTAAGAAGATGCAGCATCAAATGCACGTGTGGGGAAAAGACGGGATGGGGGAATCCGTGTGAAGTAAGCGTAGCGTAAAgaaatttattaataatataataaatgagATGTGGAAAAGCAATGTATTGTCATCATACTGCAGAGGGAAATGGTATGAAGCAAAGGGAAAGGGATAGACAAAACGCAAAAGGCAAAGAAAAGGAAAAGGCTTGGAGAAGGGAAGCCAAAATCCTTGCATCTTTGTCTTCTTAATTTGATCAAAGACAGTGAGACATGGGAGTCTTCTCCAATAAAATCGAGAGGGAACAACTCAAACCAGGCGATCATATCTATTCATGGAGGCATGCCTACCTCTATGCGCATCACGGTAGCTCTTCTTCTCTTATCTTCTCTTCTCATTCATTCATTGCTTCATTCTAGTCTTCTTATTtcaataattaagaaaaaaaagaagCTAGTTTTGAATTGAGCCCCAAAGCTGGATAATTCGCTATAATAATTTTTGTTCGGATTACAGTAAATTTGACCTCAAAACTGAAAATGTAACTTCATCATCTCAAGACAAGATGGGTTGTGTTCGGATTTTAAAAACTAATAGTTATCAATTTTGGATTGTGGATTGTGTTTGGATTTTAAATAAGAAACcagcataatattatcataaaTTTATGGTTTGTTTGTTCTTCAGGAGTGTATGTTGGAGAGGGAGAGGTGATCCACTTCACCAGAGGAGGAGGGCAAGAAATTGGGACGGGAACTGTTTTGGACCGCTTCATTTTCAGCTCCTCACCATCTCATTCTCAGGACAATCCCTGCCCGAATTGCGGCGATCAGTCGAAGCTTAACGGTGTCATCTCCTCTTGCCTAGACTGTTTCCTTGGGGGTGGAGAACTGTATCGGTTCGAGTATGGGGTCAACCCTGCTTTCTTTGTCGCCAAAGCTCGAGGAGGGACATGCACACTTGCCCCCTCCGATCCCCCAGAAGATGTCCTCTACCGTGCCTCTTACCTACTCGAAAATGGGTTTGGTGTTTATGATCTGTTCAAGAACAACTGCGAGGACTTCGCTATATATTGTAAGACAGGGTTGCTTGTGTTCACTAGCATCAGCGTGGGCAGGAGTGGACAGTGTACATCTATCTTGGCTGCAACGAGTGCCATTGTTTCTTCgccacttcggtttttaactacgAGTTTCCCTGGCCTTGCAGCTGTTGGTTGTGGCATGTATTGTGTTAGCCGCGTGCTTTCTGATATTGGAATTCGTCGAGATGTCACTAAAGTTTCAGTTGAGAGGCTTGTTGCTTGCGACACCTCTACTGAAACTGTCATCAAGAAAGActaatgtatttttatttatatttacatGGAGACACTGGACCAACTACCCTCGTTTGTCATTCCTAAATGTTATAGAGGACTGAACTGGAGTGGAGATTGCACTTAAGTTTGTTGTGCATTTGCCATTGCCTTTGATTAAAATGTTCATTTGTCAATTGTATCATGAAATCACTTTTGATGGTCTCAAATTTTATGCTTTTAACAGCCAATATTGGTTATAATCAAATCCAAATGCGTACATGGATTTGAATGAATCTAATTTAGACTAAAAGCATAAATTTTGCAATTGATTAGATGTTAGATCTAGTCTCCCCACCGAAGTCGGATTAGATGTTCACAAAATGCTAATTATTTTCAGTGTAATGTTGCAATTGATTTGTTATTATAACCTGATGTTGAGGAAACCAAATTGTTGCCTAAATATTGATTCAAAATTGATAGAAATAGCAGAACCCTTGAGTAGGCCAAACACACAGGTctcataataaatacaaaaactAAAGCCAATACATATGGATACTGTTTCCAGTGAGTTCCATGCTAATATTCCAATTGTCACTGAATCAAGTGATCAAATTTGTAAATACAAACTTATGAACAATAAAACCTTTTAAGAGTCACGAGAAAGATTAGCGCTAACAGGGTTGAATTAACTACGCTATAAAAAATATTCAACTTCTATAATCtccaattaattaaaaatatctcCATCCGGCGGTTTCTTCACGAGGATTTGATTGTATTCAGGCCTTGACGTCTGTTGACAATTAAATGAGGAAATGTTTTTAATGAATGAAAATCAAACAAATAGTTTGCACCAAAggttcaaataaataaatatgtacatgtatatatttatatagcatGCTGACATATATATTCTTATTTATGGAATACTTCTAGCATAGTTTATTGAGGCATGGTGCAAAATATTTCGTAAtggtgtgtgaaagtaagtaaataaTCCTTAATGGTGTGTTTATTTTGCACCATGCCCCTTTATccacaattttaaaaatgaggacacTAACTTTTTGATGCCTTCATTTTGGGCCATTTTCTATAATTTCTCTAGTTTATTCAACAGCCTTTGATGCTAATCAAGAAATTACTTGAACTGTCTATGTTTTCATCAGAATTGGTGACCTTGTTGCATAAAAGTGACAAAAGCATTGGTCATCTTTTTCATGGATTGTCATAGGTGTGAATATTCATGTTGAGTGACAAAGCAGCTTTATAAGTAATAAGGAAACTCTATTTCATACCCTCTTTTGCACTCTCTCATGATGTAAAGTGCTTGATAAAtggattttattgataatttataaaacttttaatatataaaatatttgaaCAATGCCATTTGTCAAGTACTCACACAGAGGCTTGCATGAAATAGAATTTTCTTGGCAATTCTATTGAAACTTTTATCTTTTTCAAtctatttgtaaaaaaaaaaaaatccagactGTTAACTCAAGCTATATTTAACAATAATTTTCCCTAAAAGAAACCACCATTTTAGGTGGTCTCTAATATTTCAATGTTGGTTATTAACTTGTTAGACTTTATGATTTCTAACAATCAAAGCCAAATTGGAAAAGGATGTTAAATGTGAaccgaaaattaaaaaaaaaaggttatttggaagaaaaaaaacacaaacaaacaaaaaggTTGATCTTGGGTCCTGCATAGAAAGTTACGAAGCAGAAGCTATCAAAAAGTGGTTGAAAGTGCGAAGTGTGAGCCTCTTGTTGAACTTTAGTGTTTTACAGGATTTGCACAAGGGAGGCAATGAGGAGAAAATTGCTGTGGGAGTTGGAAGGAGTTTAAAGTTCTCAATTATGGTAGAGGATGAGGTTTTTTGTATTACAGTAAATTTGAAAAAAGTCACCCAAATTCTGAATAGCTTAATCAAACATTAACTCAAACCTAAAATGCTAACTCATAATACATAAAAAATCTGGGGAAAAAAAGGAATcttgtagatttttttttctttcctcccaAAAATTTGGGTTTATAAACAGGCTTAAGTCTTTCCACTTTCAGCAGAAAAGCTGGAATTTTAAAGAATTCATATATATTGCCATCATATTTTGTCTTTAATATACAATTAAGAGGGAAAGACCACTTAGAAATAGGATTGGGGTTCCAACTTGAAACCAATTGGTAAGTGGAGTAACCCTTTTCCCTTCATAAAGGTATTGTGATTCCTATATAGTTTCCATTGTGGGATTATTTCTAATATCAAGTAAAGTAGTGTGTTCTTTTCTTTCTTCCCATTTCCCTACTTTTAAAGAGTAGAGAGGATTTCTAGCTTTCAGTTCCACTGATTATATTccctttttttaaataaatacatggagGAAGAC
It encodes the following:
- the LOC133818690 gene encoding protein LEAD-SENSITIVE 1, with the translated sequence MGVFSNKIEREQLKPGDHIYSWRHAYLYAHHGVYVGEGEVIHFTRGGGQEIGTGTVLDRFIFSSSPSHSQDNPCPNCGDQSKLNGVISSCLDCFLGGGELYRFEYGVNPAFFVAKARGGTCTLAPSDPPEDVLYRASYLLENGFGVYDLFKNNCEDFAIYCKTGLLVFTSISVGRSGQCTSILAATSAIVSSPLRFLTTSFPGLAAVGCGMYCVSRVLSDIGIRRDVTKVSVERLVACDTSTETVIKKD